In Erigeron canadensis isolate Cc75 chromosome 7, C_canadensis_v1, whole genome shotgun sequence, one DNA window encodes the following:
- the LOC122608081 gene encoding pentatricopeptide repeat-containing protein At1g02370, mitochondrial-like — MMINRYRNRIPFINTSTFLRNFSTAVEESNIPAEAVPPPPPPPKESANEKRLYRRLSAIGATGGTVTQTLNEYTREGHFVKKVELERCVRELRRYGKYDHALEVMEWMDKRDINFSNTDLAVRLDLISKVHGVAAAEGYFNDLSPVMQNRNTYGSLLNSYCKLKLVDKALALFKEIEAKKFTTSLSFNNMMTLYIGLEQPEKVPPLVEEMKARKIPLSTFTYNIWMQSFSLLGDIEGVERVYEEITRDHKETCNWTTYCNLAGAYVKAGLSEKADSALKMVEHEMGQGRPSREAYHFLITFYSTLNNKEEIHRLCNVLKSSFEITSNVSYRIMLQALSKVKDLEGMKKCFEEWESNCTYYDTRVANVVVSGYLRHGMVAEAEVIFHGAVKKSKGPFVQTLALFMKHYLATQQMDLAFKCLETAATREESNWYPHIDNIEEFMKYYEQEKDVESAEKLYNCLKSLKCVDDKVYTLLLQIYIAAGVTNPDIR; from the exons ATGATGATCAATCGGTACCGGAACCGGATACCCTTTATCAACACGTCGACATTTCTAAGGAACTTTTCTACAGCCGTTGAAGAGTCAAACATTCCGGCTGAGGCCGTACCACCCCCGCCGCCACCGCCTAAAGAATCAGCAAACGAAAAACGGCTATACAGACGGTTATCAGCGATAGGCGCCACTGGGGGCACAGTAACACAAACATTAAATGAGTATACAAGAGAAGGCCATTTTGTCAAGAAAGTTGAGTTAGAGAGATGTGTTAGGGAGCTTCGTCGGTACGGAAAGTATGATCACGCGCTCGAG GTAATGGAATGGATGGATAAAAGGGACATCAACTTTTCAAACACAGATCTTGCGGTGCGTTTGGATCTAATATCGAAAGTCCATGGGGTGGCTGCAGCCGAAGGTTACTTCAATGACCTATCTCCAGTCATGCAGAACAGAAATACTTATGGTTCTCTTTTGAATAGTTACTGTAAGTTGAAATTGGTAGATAAAGCATTGGCTCTTTTCAAAGAAATCGAAGCGAAAAAGTTCACAACCTCTTTGTCTTTCAATAATATGATGACCCTATACATAGGATTAGAACAGCCCGAGAAGGTTCCTCCATTGGTGGAAGAAATGAAGGCACGAAAAATTCCGTTGAGCACATTTACTTATAATATATGGATGCAAAGCTTTTCACTTCTAGGAGATATAGAGGGCGTAGAACGGGTTTATGAAGAAATAACGAGAGACCACAAAGAAACTTGTAACTGGACTACTTACTGTAACCTTGCCGGAGCTTATGTCAAGGCGGGTCTTAGTGAAAAAGCCGACTctgcattaaaaatggttgaacACGAGATGGGGCAGGGGCGCCCTTCCCGGGAGGCTTACCATTTCCTTATTACTTTTTATTCTACACTGAATAATAAAGAGGAAATTCATCGTCTATGCAATGTATTAAAATCATCTTTCGAGATAACTAGTAATGTAAGTTATCGAATCATGCTTCAAGCTCTTTCTAAGGTGAAAGATCTCGAAGGTATGAAAAAGTGTTTTGAAGAATGGGAATCCAACTGTACCTATTATGATACACGAGTGGCTAATGTTGTTGTAAGTGGTTATTTAAGACATGGCATGGTTGCAGAAGCTGAAGTAATCTTTCATGGAGCTGTCAAGAAATCAAAAGGACCTTTCGTTCAAACTCTGGCTTTATTCATGAAACATTATCTTGCGACTCAGCAAATGGATCTTGCTTTTAAATGTCTGGAGACTGCCGCTACACGAGAGGAGAGTAACTGGTATCCTCACATCGACAATATTGAAGAGTTTATGAAGTATTATGAGCAAGAAAAAGATGTGGAGAGTGCTGAGAAGCTATACAACTGTTTAAAAAGTCTAAAATGTGTCGATGATAAGGTGTATACTCTCTTGTTGCAGATTTATATTGCTGCTGGTGTAACAAACCCTGATATTCGCTAG